From Microlunatus capsulatus, a single genomic window includes:
- a CDS encoding ArsR/SmtB family transcription factor, whose amino-acid sequence MVEPELVAREALLDARPGLPGLVDRLAAFSDPTRLQLLIAVHAAPGSPVKSLAAATGLAPNTVTQALISLRESGLVERVRDGRLSRWTLSDAAAHALLHHLGAPHSSLHPPH is encoded by the coding sequence GTGGTGGAGCCGGAGCTGGTGGCGCGCGAGGCGCTGCTGGACGCCCGGCCCGGCCTGCCAGGCCTCGTCGACCGGCTCGCGGCCTTCTCCGACCCGACCCGGCTGCAGCTGCTGATCGCCGTCCACGCCGCGCCGGGCTCGCCGGTGAAGTCGCTGGCCGCGGCGACGGGGCTGGCGCCCAACACCGTCACCCAAGCCCTCATCTCGCTGCGGGAGAGCGGCCTGGTCGAGCGGGTGCGGGACGGCCGGCTCAGCCGGTGGACGCTCTCCGACGCGGCAGCGCACGCCCTGCTGCACCACCTCGGGGCGCCGCACTCGAGCCTGCACCCGCCGCACTGA
- the hrpA gene encoding ATP-dependent RNA helicase HrpA: MDPVSSTVVPEVPSVASISFDEALPITAWHDEIAATIAAHQVVVVAGETGSGKTTQLPKICLELGRTSIGHTQPRRIAARTVAERIAEELQVEIGDLVGYQVRFTRMASRQTRLKVMTDGVLLAEIAHDRDLRRYDTIIIDEAHERSLNIDFLLGYLKQLLARRRDLKLVVTSATIDTARFAEHFAAADGTPAPVIEVSGRTFPVEVRYRPLLDPEAGGETDQIAGITEAVKELSTVGDGDILVFLSGEREIRDTAEVINGMGLRRTEVLPLYARLSAAEQHKVFQRPGSATKGTAGSTRRIVLATNVAETSLTVPGIRYVVDTGTARISRYSARTKVQRLPIEPISQASANQRSGRCGRVAPGVAIRLYDEEDFAARPEFTEPEILRTNLASVILQMTAAGLGDIAAFPFVEAPDGSQIADGLRLLEELGALAEGGSRTRATLTEIGRRLAVLPVDPRMGRMLLAAEEQGCLREMLVIVSGLSIQDPRERPAEHREAADALHRRFWAAAPAPGTDPAADAATEGPDPDGSDFVALLRLWDHVKQAQHDLSGNAFRRMCRDEFLHFLRIREWQDLHSQLKQISRDIGLHRNETPAAPSAVHTAALSGLLSHVGLAEVREENPGKPGQRRKGRAPAREYLGARGTRFAINPGSSVAKSAPPLVMAAEIVETTRLWARTVAGITAEQVEDVGRHLVKRSYSEPHWSARAGSVQAYETVSLYGVPVIARRPVSYGKVNPAEAREIFLRSALVEGQWRTRHHFYRDNQALRAEAEALEERARRRDLVVDDDTIFAFYDARVPAGTTSVAHFDSWWKKARHETPDLLTMTLDDLTTGAVDQLDAEAFPDTWTVPGSEGTEHVLAVEYVFEPGTARDGVTVAIPVTVLNQLDPAPFSWQVPGLRGELATELVRSLPKATRRSFVPAPEFAARALGWLAQHPGGPGEALPLALARALRALTGEVVAPGEWNPAAVPAHLRVRFTVVGDRSGGSAPEVLGAGEDLEELKRSLARQVRQTLSSAAAEHTRTGRTTWDFGPLPEQVQLSRGGHAVVGYPALVDEGATVGVAVLDTPERQATSHAAGLRRLVVLGTPDPTKWVVAHLGNAEKLALGQSPYPSVPDLLADARLASVGSLTTAAGGPVVRDADAFRALCDTVRADNADRMREVVRLAATTLTGWRGVLADLPRVEAVSPPAATDLREQLANLVFAGFLAATAYPHLVDLPRYLQAARARVDTLLSAPARDRAPLETITRCEDAYAELCAAVPPGPLPAHVEEVGWLLEELRVGLFAQPIRTKVPVSEKRLVSAVKASRARL; this comes from the coding sequence ATGGACCCGGTGTCCAGCACGGTTGTCCCGGAGGTCCCCTCCGTCGCCTCGATCTCCTTCGACGAGGCGCTTCCGATCACCGCCTGGCACGACGAGATCGCGGCCACGATCGCCGCGCACCAGGTCGTCGTGGTGGCGGGCGAGACCGGCTCGGGCAAGACCACCCAGCTCCCCAAGATCTGCCTCGAGCTGGGACGCACCTCGATCGGGCACACCCAGCCCCGCCGGATCGCCGCCCGCACCGTCGCCGAGCGGATCGCCGAGGAGCTGCAGGTCGAGATCGGCGACCTCGTCGGCTACCAGGTCCGGTTCACCCGGATGGCCTCGCGGCAGACCCGGCTGAAGGTGATGACCGACGGCGTGCTGCTGGCCGAGATCGCCCACGACCGCGACCTGCGCCGCTACGACACGATCATCATCGACGAGGCCCACGAGCGCAGCCTCAACATCGACTTCCTGCTCGGCTACCTCAAGCAGCTGCTGGCCCGGCGCCGCGACCTCAAGCTGGTCGTCACCTCCGCCACCATCGACACCGCACGGTTCGCCGAGCACTTCGCGGCCGCCGACGGGACCCCGGCCCCGGTCATCGAGGTCTCGGGGCGGACCTTCCCCGTCGAGGTGCGCTACCGGCCGCTGCTGGACCCCGAGGCGGGCGGGGAGACCGACCAGATCGCCGGCATCACCGAGGCGGTCAAGGAGCTGAGCACCGTCGGCGACGGCGACATCCTCGTGTTCCTGTCCGGGGAGCGCGAGATCCGCGACACCGCCGAGGTGATCAACGGAATGGGCCTGCGCCGCACCGAGGTGCTGCCGCTCTACGCCCGGCTCTCGGCCGCCGAGCAGCACAAGGTGTTCCAGCGGCCGGGCTCGGCGACCAAGGGCACCGCGGGCAGCACCCGGCGGATCGTGCTGGCCACCAACGTCGCCGAGACCTCGCTGACCGTGCCCGGGATCCGCTACGTCGTCGACACCGGCACCGCCCGGATCTCGCGCTACTCGGCGCGCACGAAGGTGCAGCGGCTGCCCATCGAGCCGATCTCGCAGGCCTCGGCCAACCAGCGCTCCGGCCGCTGCGGCCGGGTGGCGCCCGGCGTGGCCATCCGGCTCTACGACGAGGAGGACTTCGCGGCCCGGCCCGAGTTCACCGAGCCGGAGATCCTGCGGACCAACCTCGCCTCGGTCATCCTGCAGATGACGGCCGCCGGCCTGGGCGACATCGCCGCCTTCCCCTTCGTCGAGGCCCCCGACGGCAGCCAGATCGCCGACGGCCTCCGGCTGCTGGAGGAGCTCGGCGCCCTGGCCGAGGGCGGCAGCCGCACCCGGGCCACGCTCACCGAGATCGGCCGCCGGCTCGCCGTGCTGCCCGTCGACCCGCGGATGGGCCGGATGCTGCTGGCGGCCGAGGAGCAGGGCTGCCTGCGCGAGATGCTCGTCATCGTCTCGGGGCTGAGCATCCAGGACCCCCGCGAGCGCCCGGCCGAGCACCGCGAGGCCGCCGACGCGCTGCACCGCCGCTTCTGGGCGGCCGCCCCGGCCCCCGGCACCGACCCGGCCGCGGACGCCGCCACCGAGGGCCCCGACCCCGACGGCAGCGACTTCGTCGCCCTGCTGCGGCTGTGGGACCACGTCAAGCAGGCGCAGCACGACCTGTCCGGCAACGCCTTCCGCCGGATGTGCCGCGACGAGTTCCTGCACTTCCTGCGGATCCGGGAGTGGCAGGACCTGCACAGCCAGCTCAAGCAGATCAGCCGGGACATCGGCCTGCACCGCAACGAGACCCCGGCCGCACCGTCGGCGGTGCACACCGCCGCCCTCAGCGGTCTGCTCTCCCACGTCGGGCTGGCCGAGGTCCGCGAGGAGAACCCCGGCAAGCCCGGCCAGCGCCGCAAGGGCCGCGCACCGGCCCGGGAGTACCTCGGCGCCCGCGGCACCCGCTTCGCCATCAACCCCGGCTCGAGCGTGGCCAAGAGCGCCCCGCCGCTGGTGATGGCCGCCGAGATCGTCGAGACGACACGGCTCTGGGCCCGCACCGTCGCCGGCATCACGGCCGAGCAGGTCGAGGACGTCGGCCGGCACCTGGTCAAGCGGAGCTACTCCGAGCCGCACTGGTCGGCGCGCGCCGGCTCGGTGCAGGCGTACGAGACCGTCAGCCTCTACGGCGTCCCGGTCATCGCCCGGCGGCCGGTGTCCTACGGGAAGGTCAACCCGGCCGAGGCCCGGGAGATCTTCCTGCGCTCGGCGCTCGTCGAGGGCCAGTGGCGGACCCGGCACCACTTCTACCGGGACAACCAGGCGCTGCGGGCCGAGGCCGAGGCGCTGGAGGAGCGGGCGCGGCGCCGCGACCTCGTCGTCGACGACGACACGATCTTCGCCTTCTACGACGCCCGGGTGCCCGCCGGCACCACCTCCGTCGCCCACTTCGACAGCTGGTGGAAGAAGGCCCGGCACGAGACGCCGGACCTGCTCACCATGACCCTCGACGACCTCACCACCGGCGCCGTCGACCAGCTCGACGCCGAGGCCTTCCCCGACACCTGGACCGTGCCGGGCAGCGAGGGCACCGAGCACGTGCTGGCCGTCGAGTACGTCTTCGAGCCCGGCACCGCCCGCGACGGCGTCACCGTGGCGATCCCCGTCACCGTCCTCAACCAGCTGGACCCGGCCCCGTTCAGCTGGCAGGTGCCCGGCCTGCGCGGCGAGCTGGCCACCGAGCTGGTCCGCTCGCTGCCCAAGGCGACCCGGCGCAGCTTCGTCCCCGCGCCCGAGTTCGCCGCCCGCGCCCTGGGCTGGCTCGCGCAGCACCCGGGCGGGCCGGGGGAGGCGCTGCCGCTCGCGCTGGCCCGCGCGCTCCGCGCCCTCACCGGCGAGGTCGTCGCGCCGGGGGAGTGGAACCCCGCCGCGGTCCCCGCGCACCTGCGGGTCCGCTTCACCGTCGTCGGCGACCGGTCCGGTGGCTCCGCCCCCGAGGTGCTCGGCGCGGGGGAGGACCTCGAGGAGCTCAAGCGGTCGCTGGCCCGCCAGGTCCGCCAGACCCTCTCCTCGGCCGCGGCCGAGCACACCCGCACGGGCCGGACCACGTGGGACTTCGGCCCGCTGCCCGAGCAGGTCCAGCTCAGCCGGGGCGGCCACGCCGTCGTCGGCTACCCGGCGCTGGTGGACGAGGGCGCCACGGTCGGCGTCGCCGTCCTCGACACCCCGGAGCGGCAGGCGACCAGCCACGCGGCCGGCCTGCGCCGCCTGGTGGTGCTGGGCACGCCCGACCCGACCAAGTGGGTCGTGGCGCACCTCGGCAACGCCGAGAAGCTGGCGCTGGGCCAGAGCCCGTACCCGTCGGTGCCCGACCTGCTGGCCGACGCCCGGCTGGCCTCGGTCGGCTCGCTGACCACCGCCGCCGGCGGCCCCGTGGTCCGCGACGCGGACGCCTTCCGCGCCCTGTGCGACACCGTGCGGGCCGACAACGCCGACCGGATGCGCGAGGTCGTCCGGCTGGCCGCCACGACGCTGACCGGGTGGCGCGGGGTGCTGGCCGACCTGCCGCGGGTCGAGGCCGTCAGCCCGCCCGCCGCGACCGACCTGCGCGAGCAGCTGGCCAACCTCGTCTTCGCCGGGTTCCTCGCCGCGACGGCGTACCCGCACCTGGTGGACCTGCCCCGCTACCTGCAGGCGGCCCGGGCGCGCGTCGACACGCTGCTCTCGGCCCCCGCCCGCGACCGGGCGCCGCTGGAGACGATCACCCGCTGCGAGGACGCCTACGCCGAGCTCTGCGCCGCCGTGCCGCCGGGCCCGCTGCCCGCGCACGTGGAGGAGGTGGGCTGGCTGCTGGAGGAGCTCCGGGTGGGGCTGTTCGCGCAGCCGATCCGCACCAAGGTGCCGGTGTCGGAGAAGCGCCTGGTGTCGGCGGTCAAGGCCTCCCGCGCCCGTCTCTGA
- a CDS encoding proteasome assembly chaperone family protein, with protein MMDPADLYTVDEAVAATLANAHPVLITQLDGFVDAGQAGRLLSAHLLEHLEHEVLAEFDHDQLHDYRSRRPAMIFDTDRWKSYADLHLRLHRVVDEQGEVFLLLSGPEPDVQWERFSAALVQLVERLGVRLTVSVHGIPMAVPHTRPVTLTAHATDPALVQGYRSWIDRVEVPASFTGLLEFRLGQLDRKAMGFAAHVPHYLAQAAFPEAALTLTRSLNQATGLAVPLEALEKASAGNLADIAGEMASSGEVQELVSTLEQQYDAMRAEQQSDPVPSAEEIAAEFEKFLADREKDV; from the coding sequence ATGATGGACCCGGCCGACCTCTACACCGTGGACGAGGCCGTCGCGGCCACCCTGGCGAACGCCCACCCCGTGCTGATCACCCAGCTCGACGGCTTTGTCGACGCCGGGCAGGCGGGTCGGCTGCTGTCGGCGCACCTGCTGGAGCACCTCGAGCACGAGGTGCTCGCCGAGTTCGACCACGACCAGCTGCACGACTACCGCAGCCGCCGTCCCGCGATGATCTTCGACACCGACCGCTGGAAGTCCTACGCCGACCTGCACCTGCGGCTGCACCGGGTCGTCGACGAGCAGGGCGAGGTCTTCCTGCTGCTCAGCGGCCCCGAGCCCGACGTCCAGTGGGAGCGGTTCTCCGCCGCCCTGGTCCAGCTCGTCGAGCGGCTGGGCGTCCGGCTGACCGTCAGCGTGCACGGCATCCCGATGGCCGTCCCGCACACCCGCCCGGTCACCCTGACCGCGCACGCCACCGACCCGGCTCTGGTGCAGGGCTACCGCAGCTGGATCGACCGGGTCGAGGTGCCGGCCAGCTTCACCGGCCTGCTGGAGTTCCGGCTGGGCCAGCTGGACCGCAAGGCGATGGGCTTCGCCGCCCACGTGCCGCACTACCTCGCCCAGGCGGCGTTCCCGGAGGCGGCGCTGACGCTGACGCGCTCGCTGAACCAGGCGACCGGGCTGGCCGTCCCGCTCGAGGCGCTGGAGAAGGCCTCGGCCGGCAACCTGGCCGACATCGCGGGGGAGATGGCCTCCTCCGGCGAGGTGCAGGAGCTGGTCTCCACCCTGGAGCAGCAGTACGACGCGATGAGGGCCGAGCAGCAGTCCGACCCGGTGCCCAGCGCCGAGGAGATCGCCGCGGAGTTCGAGAAGTTCCTCGCCGACCGCGAGAAGGACGTCTAG
- a CDS encoding FAD-binding oxidoreductase — MRAPTAGPWRSATVREVAHPHPHGVVLRLEVPDRVDHLPGQHYVLRLRAEDGYTATRSYSLASAPSDPLVELYVEELPDGEVSPYLAQAIQPGDQLEVRGPVGGWFVWDADGPALGLAGGSGVVPLVAMLRHAVDVGRPELLRLAVAARTLDRLPYAEELTAAGALVALSQEVSAQGRAAGRLLAAEVAPLLDDAATCFVCGSAPFAAGASDLLVGLGVDVGRVRVERFGASG; from the coding sequence GTGCGCGCGCCCACCGCCGGCCCCTGGCGCTCCGCCACCGTCCGCGAGGTCGCGCACCCGCACCCGCACGGGGTGGTGCTGCGGCTGGAGGTGCCCGACCGCGTCGACCACCTGCCCGGCCAGCACTACGTGCTCCGGCTGAGGGCCGAGGACGGCTACACCGCCACCCGCTCGTACTCGCTCGCCTCGGCGCCGTCCGACCCGCTCGTCGAGCTCTACGTCGAGGAGCTGCCCGACGGGGAGGTCTCGCCCTATCTGGCGCAGGCCATCCAGCCGGGTGACCAGCTGGAGGTGCGCGGCCCCGTCGGCGGCTGGTTCGTCTGGGACGCCGACGGGCCAGCGCTGGGCCTGGCCGGCGGCAGCGGCGTCGTCCCCCTGGTGGCGATGCTGCGGCACGCCGTCGACGTCGGGCGCCCCGAGCTGCTGCGGCTGGCCGTCGCCGCCCGCACCCTGGACCGGCTCCCCTACGCCGAGGAGCTGACGGCCGCGGGGGCGCTCGTCGCGCTCTCCCAGGAGGTCAGCGCCCAGGGCCGCGCCGCCGGCCGGCTGCTGGCCGCCGAGGTGGCCCCGCTGCTGGACGACGCCGCCACCTGCTTCGTCTGCGGCTCCGCGCCCTTCGCCGCCGGGGCGAGCGACCTGCTGGTCGGGCTCGGCGTCGACGTCGGCCGGGTCCGGGTGGAGCGGTTCGGCGCGAGCGGCTGA
- a CDS encoding sulfite oxidase-like oxidoreductase — translation MAQFGFTGRRRPPRDDLPPGQYDVGTEWPVLTAEVTPQIDPQRWTMSVDGLVEHPTTWSWDEMHALPPSVYEGPIHCVTTWSKFGTTFEGVSVDVLLDAAAPTAEASHVLATSTTGYTTNLPLEHVRGGQAWVVWSFDGKPLTHDHGGPVRLLVPHLYFWKSAKWVTRLTLLDHDQHGFWERNGYHDLGDPWREQRYQGD, via the coding sequence ATGGCGCAGTTCGGGTTCACGGGGCGACGGCGACCACCGCGGGACGACCTCCCGCCCGGCCAGTACGACGTCGGGACGGAGTGGCCGGTGCTGACGGCCGAGGTCACCCCGCAGATCGACCCGCAGCGCTGGACGATGAGCGTGGACGGCCTCGTCGAGCACCCCACGACGTGGAGCTGGGACGAGATGCACGCGCTCCCCCCGTCGGTCTACGAGGGCCCGATCCACTGCGTCACGACCTGGTCGAAGTTCGGCACGACCTTCGAGGGCGTCAGCGTCGACGTGCTGCTGGACGCCGCCGCCCCCACCGCGGAGGCCTCCCACGTGCTGGCCACCTCGACGACGGGCTACACGACCAACCTCCCGCTGGAGCACGTCCGCGGCGGGCAGGCCTGGGTGGTCTGGAGCTTCGACGGGAAGCCGCTCACCCACGACCACGGCGGTCCCGTCCGGCTGCTGGTGCCGCACCTGTACTTCTGGAAGTCGGCGAAGTGGGTGACCCGGCTGACCCTGCTCGACCACGACCAGCACGGCTTCTGGGAGCGCAACGGCTACCACGACCTCGGCGACCCCTGGCGCGAGCAGCGCTACCAGGGCGACTGA
- a CDS encoding acyl-CoA thioesterase: MPQSVDELIALLDLEEIEVGLYRARQPRSRLQRVFGGQVLAQALLAASRTVPAERTVHSLHAYFLVAGRTDMPIVYDVETVRDGGSFSSRRVVARQAGQVIFYLSASFHRLEEGYEHADPVPEGVPAPEDCPRLSDALARASGRASSAAWEEEWGAIDARYVGDSRLGGLPPDPEHPARARVWVRTSAPLPDDPRLHEAALAFISDLTLLSASTVPHGVLIGLDVQAASIDHAMWFHRPFRADEWLLYDQISPSANRALGLSTARLFQHGTLVSDVAQEGLIRPKRPRPPTSAS, encoded by the coding sequence ATGCCCCAGTCCGTGGACGAGCTGATCGCGCTGCTGGACCTCGAGGAGATCGAGGTCGGCCTCTACCGCGCCCGCCAGCCGCGCAGCCGGCTGCAGCGGGTGTTCGGGGGCCAGGTGCTGGCCCAGGCGCTGCTGGCGGCCAGCCGGACCGTCCCGGCCGAGCGGACGGTGCACTCCCTGCACGCGTACTTCCTCGTCGCCGGCCGGACCGACATGCCGATCGTCTACGACGTGGAGACGGTCCGCGACGGCGGCTCGTTCTCCTCCCGCCGGGTGGTGGCCCGCCAGGCGGGCCAGGTGATCTTCTACCTCTCCGCCTCGTTCCACCGGCTCGAGGAGGGCTACGAGCACGCCGACCCGGTGCCCGAGGGCGTCCCCGCCCCCGAGGACTGCCCCCGGCTGAGCGACGCCCTGGCCCGCGCCTCGGGCCGGGCCTCGTCCGCGGCCTGGGAGGAGGAGTGGGGCGCCATCGACGCCCGCTACGTCGGCGACTCCCGCCTCGGCGGCCTCCCGCCCGACCCGGAGCACCCGGCCCGGGCCCGCGTCTGGGTCCGCACCAGCGCCCCCCTGCCCGACGACCCCCGCCTGCACGAGGCGGCCCTGGCCTTCATCAGCGACCTCACCCTGCTCTCGGCCAGCACGGTCCCGCACGGCGTCCTCATCGGCCTCGACGTCCAGGCGGCCTCCATCGACCACGCCATGTGGTTCCACCGCCCCTTCCGCGCGGACGAGTGGCTCCTCTACGACCAGATCTCCCCCTCGGCGAACCGCGCCCTGGGCCTCTCGACGGCCCGCCTCTTCCAGCACGGCACCCTCGTCAGCGACGTCGCCCAGGAAGGCCTCATCCGCCCCAAGAGGCCCCGCCCACCCACGAGCGCCAGCTGA
- a CDS encoding sigma-70 family RNA polymerase sigma factor: MAATARSRVSEGIDGKDAVGLYLEGIAKTPLLSAEEEVELAQSIELGLYAEHILNGDVTAAERGKGAKRPTKAELQFLVEEGQRAMHRFVTANLRLVVSVARKYGRSQMPLLDLVQEGNTGLIRAVEKFDYTKGFKFSTYGTWWVRQSISRGIAQQGRIVRLPVHVAEQVNQVGAVRRTLERRLGRDPEIEEIAAEMDLEPERVLDLIRYGRDHVSLDAPVEEGGDTALGDLIAREPMPGPDEVFLDAEEHARLEAMLSTLDDRSADVVRRRYGLVDGRQAKLADIGAVWGITAERVRQIERHAIAKLRGKSVLAA, encoded by the coding sequence GTGGCAGCAACTGCTCGTTCGCGAGTTTCCGAGGGCATCGATGGCAAGGATGCGGTCGGACTATATCTGGAAGGCATTGCCAAGACTCCGCTGCTGAGTGCCGAGGAAGAGGTCGAGCTCGCCCAGTCGATCGAGCTGGGTCTCTACGCCGAGCACATCCTGAACGGTGACGTCACCGCCGCCGAGCGCGGCAAGGGGGCGAAGCGCCCCACCAAGGCCGAGCTGCAGTTCCTCGTCGAGGAGGGCCAGCGCGCCATGCACCGCTTCGTGACCGCCAACCTCCGCCTCGTCGTCTCCGTCGCCCGCAAGTACGGGCGCTCGCAGATGCCGCTGCTCGACCTGGTGCAGGAGGGCAACACCGGCCTCATCCGTGCGGTCGAGAAGTTCGACTACACCAAGGGCTTCAAGTTCTCCACCTACGGCACCTGGTGGGTGCGGCAGTCCATCAGCCGCGGCATCGCCCAGCAGGGCCGCATCGTCCGGCTCCCGGTGCACGTCGCCGAGCAGGTCAACCAGGTCGGCGCCGTCCGGCGCACCCTGGAGCGCCGCCTCGGCCGGGACCCCGAGATCGAGGAGATCGCCGCCGAGATGGACCTCGAGCCCGAGCGGGTGCTGGACCTGATCCGCTACGGCCGTGACCACGTCAGCCTGGACGCCCCCGTCGAGGAGGGCGGCGACACCGCCCTCGGCGACCTGATCGCCCGCGAGCCGATGCCCGGTCCCGACGAGGTCTTCCTCGACGCCGAGGAGCACGCCCGCCTCGAGGCGATGCTCTCCACCCTGGACGACCGCTCGGCCGACGTGGTGCGGCGCCGCTACGGTCTGGTCGACGGCCGTCAGGCCAAGCTCGCCGACATCGGTGCCGTGTGGGGCATCACCGCCGAGCGCGTCCGCCAGATCGAGCGCCACGCCATCGCGAAGCTGCGCGGCAAGTCCGTACTGGCTGCCTGA
- a CDS encoding S9 family peptidase, protein MPAPSDRTTAAVAPTAERRPHVRTHHGDTVTDHYEWLRDKDDPEVIAHLEAENRYTEARTAHLADLTEAVFGEIKARTQETDLSVPGYASHRGGDAYWYYSRTVEGSEYAIFCRVPARDRATPPDPSGAIEGEQVLLDGNAEAEGHDFFSVGASSVSEDGRLLAYSVDTTGGERFTLRIRDLTTGAELPDVVEDTAYGVAWAGSSHLFYTRADEAWRPHVVLRHRLGTNPADDAVVLTEPDERFWVGVDTSRDDRWVVIGMGSKLTSEYHLLPADQPESEPRLVAPRREGVEYDVEPAGDRLLIVHNDGGAEDFALAQAPLDATGPEQWETVLPHQPGVRLLGVSAYAGHAVVSLRRAGLTALHVLPRDTAGDFGSGADIAFEETLHVVDAHGEAEYDTPTIRLSYASMLTPDSVYDYTLATGELTLLKRTQVLPDPTHGPYDPDRYVQERAWATADDGTRVPLSIVRRADVPLDGSAPALLYGYGSYEISIEPTFSLARLSLLDRGVVFAIAHVRGGGEMGRRWYEDGKTLTKRNTFTDFVAAADHLLEHGYTSSDRLAARGASAGGLLMGAVANLAPEKFRAVHAGVPFVDALTTILDPELPLTVIEWEEWGDPLHDPEVYAYMKGYTPYENVQARPYPAVLATTSLNDTRVYYVEPAKWVAELRHTATNADDRPVLLKTEMTAGHGGVSGRYKSWRETAFEYAWILDQITA, encoded by the coding sequence ATGCCTGCTCCCTCCGACCGGACCACCGCCGCCGTCGCGCCGACCGCCGAGCGGCGGCCCCACGTGCGGACCCACCACGGCGACACCGTCACCGACCACTACGAGTGGCTGCGCGACAAGGACGACCCCGAGGTCATCGCCCACCTCGAGGCCGAGAACCGCTACACCGAGGCCCGGACGGCCCACCTGGCCGACCTCACCGAGGCTGTCTTCGGCGAGATCAAGGCGCGCACCCAGGAGACCGACCTCTCGGTGCCCGGCTACGCCTCCCACCGCGGCGGCGACGCGTACTGGTACTACAGCCGCACCGTCGAGGGCTCGGAGTACGCGATCTTCTGCCGGGTGCCCGCCCGCGACCGCGCCACCCCGCCCGACCCCTCGGGCGCCATCGAGGGCGAGCAGGTCCTGCTGGACGGCAACGCCGAGGCGGAGGGGCACGACTTCTTCTCCGTCGGCGCCTCCAGCGTGTCCGAGGACGGGCGGCTGCTGGCCTACTCGGTGGACACCACCGGCGGCGAGCGCTTCACCCTCCGCATCCGGGACCTGACGACGGGGGCCGAGCTGCCCGACGTCGTCGAGGACACCGCCTACGGCGTCGCCTGGGCCGGCAGCAGCCACCTCTTCTACACCCGCGCCGACGAGGCCTGGCGGCCGCACGTGGTGCTGCGGCACCGGCTGGGCACCAACCCGGCCGACGACGCCGTGGTCCTCACCGAGCCCGACGAGCGCTTCTGGGTGGGCGTCGACACCAGCCGCGACGACCGGTGGGTCGTCATCGGGATGGGCTCCAAGCTCACCTCGGAGTACCACCTGCTGCCGGCGGACCAGCCCGAGAGCGAGCCCCGGCTGGTGGCCCCGCGCCGCGAGGGCGTCGAGTACGACGTCGAGCCCGCGGGCGACCGCCTGCTGATCGTCCACAACGACGGCGGGGCCGAGGACTTCGCGCTGGCCCAGGCCCCGCTGGACGCCACCGGCCCGGAGCAGTGGGAGACGGTGCTCCCCCACCAGCCCGGCGTCCGGCTGCTGGGCGTCAGCGCCTACGCCGGGCACGCGGTCGTCTCGCTGCGCCGCGCCGGCCTGACCGCGCTGCACGTGCTCCCCCGTGACACGGCCGGCGACTTCGGGTCCGGCGCCGACATCGCCTTCGAGGAGACCCTGCACGTCGTCGACGCCCACGGGGAGGCGGAGTACGACACCCCGACGATCCGGCTCAGCTACGCCTCGATGCTCACCCCGGACTCGGTCTACGACTACACCCTGGCCACCGGCGAGCTGACCCTGCTCAAGCGCACGCAGGTGCTGCCCGACCCGACCCACGGGCCCTACGACCCGGACCGCTACGTGCAGGAGCGCGCCTGGGCCACCGCCGACGACGGCACCCGCGTGCCGCTGTCGATCGTGCGCCGGGCCGACGTCCCGCTCGACGGCTCCGCGCCCGCCCTGCTCTACGGCTACGGCTCCTACGAGATCAGCATCGAGCCGACGTTCTCGCTGGCCCGGCTCTCCCTGCTGGACCGCGGGGTCGTCTTCGCCATCGCCCACGTCCGCGGCGGCGGGGAGATGGGACGGCGCTGGTACGAGGACGGCAAGACCCTCACCAAGCGCAACACCTTCACCGACTTCGTCGCCGCTGCCGACCACCTGCTGGAGCACGGCTACACCAGCAGCGACCGGCTCGCCGCCCGCGGGGCCAGCGCCGGCGGGCTGCTGATGGGCGCCGTCGCCAACCTGGCGCCCGAGAAGTTCCGGGCGGTGCACGCCGGCGTCCCGTTCGTCGACGCGCTGACGACGATCCTCGACCCGGAGCTGCCGCTCACCGTCATCGAGTGGGAGGAGTGGGGCGACCCGCTGCACGACCCCGAGGTCTACGCCTACATGAAGGGCTACACGCCCTACGAGAACGTGCAGGCGCGGCCCTACCCGGCCGTCCTGGCCACCACCAGCCTCAACGACACCCGCGTCTACTACGTCGAGCCGGCGAAGTGGGTGGCCGAGCTCCGGCACACGGCCACGAACGCCGACGACCGGCCCGTCCTGCTCAAGACCGAGATGACGGCCGGCCACGGCGGCGTCAGCGGCCGCTACAAGAGCTGGCGCGAGACAGCCTTCGAGTACGCCTGGATCCTCGACCAGATCACCGCCTGA